One window from the genome of Prosthecobacter sp. SYSU 5D2 encodes:
- a CDS encoding GldG family protein, with translation MNLNSKEGTAGITALLVIAIVVAVNFLVGGLGLGNLRVDLTQDKLYTLTQGSKNILERLNPDKPVTIRYYVTTEDRVMPPMLKSHASTVQDLLLEFQKASQGKLILEKLAPNPNTEDEDRAREDDLQGMTVNQNGDNIYLGMAIQSAAQKEVLPFLSPNEENALEYNIARAIQKVSKNTKTVIGVMSAMPVMGSPMFPYQRQAGQDPWIVIQRLRMDYEVRDIPISADKIDSDISTLVVIHPADISEISEYAIDQYLLKGGKVIALVDPQSIVAQRVYSNQQNPMTGQPGGVINPSSDLANLFKAWGVNYNKSLVVADVNYRGMAQGGQNPVELQLPREALSKDESITSSLQSLRMLMAGSFSIDAKEGITADTLFSSSEASEMIDTTEAEKLIREKMTNFNPSGRRQIMGVRLSGRFKTAFPGGRPKGPAGSAETGGAQDDATAPNAAPAADAPAPAAATPEAATATEAAAPVAPQTEAPATEAPKAESPKKPIEITDGTIKESVNTEGVVILFSDADMMFDALCVEQDRVTGGLVAANSNLPLMLNAIEALSGGGDLLKVRSRASIQRPFIKMDELREKVEKDYRPKLQALQAKLDETAQKMGPLRVKNGQLADPRQIKELNELMRTQSDINREIREVKKTQNKEIDFTESMITLLNFLVVPLLVISVGLLLAIRRRVSTAAV, from the coding sequence ATGAATTTAAACAGCAAAGAAGGCACCGCAGGCATCACGGCCCTGCTGGTCATCGCCATTGTCGTCGCCGTGAACTTTCTGGTCGGAGGTCTTGGCCTCGGCAACCTGCGGGTGGACCTCACCCAGGACAAGCTCTACACCCTTACCCAGGGCAGCAAAAACATCCTGGAACGCCTGAATCCTGACAAGCCGGTGACCATCCGTTATTATGTCACCACCGAGGACCGGGTCATGCCGCCCATGCTGAAGTCCCATGCCAGTACCGTTCAGGATCTGCTGCTGGAATTTCAAAAGGCATCCCAGGGCAAGCTCATCCTGGAAAAGCTGGCCCCCAATCCCAACACGGAAGATGAGGACCGTGCCCGTGAGGACGATCTCCAGGGCATGACAGTGAACCAGAACGGTGACAACATCTATCTGGGCATGGCCATCCAGAGCGCCGCGCAGAAAGAAGTTTTGCCCTTCCTCAGCCCCAACGAGGAAAACGCTCTGGAGTATAACATCGCCCGGGCCATCCAAAAGGTGTCCAAGAACACCAAGACCGTCATTGGAGTCATGAGCGCCATGCCGGTCATGGGCTCTCCCATGTTCCCCTATCAGCGGCAGGCGGGTCAGGATCCATGGATCGTCATCCAGAGACTGCGCATGGATTATGAAGTGCGTGACATCCCGATAAGCGCCGACAAAATTGACTCAGACATCAGCACACTGGTGGTCATCCACCCGGCGGACATCTCCGAAATTTCCGAATACGCCATTGACCAGTACCTCCTCAAAGGCGGCAAGGTCATCGCCCTTGTGGATCCGCAGAGCATCGTCGCCCAGCGTGTTTACAGCAACCAGCAGAATCCCATGACCGGCCAGCCGGGGGGAGTGATCAATCCCAGCTCAGATCTGGCCAACCTTTTCAAAGCCTGGGGCGTGAACTATAACAAATCCCTGGTTGTCGCCGATGTGAACTATCGCGGCATGGCCCAGGGCGGACAGAATCCCGTGGAGCTTCAGCTTCCCCGTGAGGCACTCAGCAAAGATGAAAGCATCACTTCCAGCTTGCAGTCCCTCCGGATGCTCATGGCAGGTTCCTTCAGCATTGATGCCAAAGAAGGCATTACCGCTGACACTCTTTTCAGCAGCTCGGAAGCCAGCGAGATGATTGACACCACGGAGGCTGAGAAGCTGATCCGCGAAAAAATGACCAATTTCAACCCGAGCGGCCGCCGCCAGATCATGGGCGTACGGTTGAGCGGAAGGTTCAAAACCGCTTTCCCTGGCGGTCGGCCGAAAGGCCCCGCTGGCAGTGCTGAAACCGGCGGTGCCCAGGACGATGCCACGGCTCCAAATGCCGCCCCAGCCGCAGATGCGCCCGCTCCCGCAGCAGCAACACCAGAGGCTGCAACCGCGACTGAAGCAGCCGCACCAGTGGCCCCTCAAACTGAAGCTCCAGCCACAGAAGCTCCGAAAGCCGAATCGCCGAAGAAGCCGATCGAAATTACCGACGGCACCATCAAAGAATCTGTGAATACAGAAGGCGTGGTCATCCTGTTTTCCGATGCTGACATGATGTTTGATGCCCTCTGTGTGGAGCAGGACCGCGTGACTGGCGGTCTCGTCGCTGCCAACTCCAATCTGCCGCTGATGCTGAATGCCATCGAGGCTCTGAGCGGCGGCGGTGACCTCCTGAAAGTGCGCAGCCGCGCCTCCATCCAGCGTCCCTTCATCAAAATGGACGAACTGCGTGAGAAGGTGGAAAAAGACTACCGTCCTAAACTTCAGGCATTGCAGGCCAAACTGGATGAAACGGCCCAGAAAATGGGTCCGCTCCGTGTCAAAAACGGCCAGCTTGCCGACCCGCGCCAGATCAAGGAATTGAATGAGCTCATGAGGACCCAGTCGGACATCAACCGTGAGATCCGCGAGGTCAAAAAGACCCAAAACAAGGAAATAGATTTCACGGAGTCCATGATCACCCTGCTTAACTTCCTTGTCGTGCCGCTGCTGGTCATCAGCGTGGGTCTCCTCCTGGCCATCCGCCGTCGTGTTTCCACCGCCGCCGTTTGA